A stretch of the Marinobacter sp. JH2 genome encodes the following:
- the tssH gene encoding type VI secretion system ATPase TssH has translation MIRVELPALIGRLNEISRQALEGSAALCISRQGAEITPAHLLFKLLETPFSDVRQILEQTGINYQELQPLVGDSLNGEPQSAEPYPSFSPLLVELMQDAWLLASTELGHSDLRSGALFLALLMNADRYLMPRVAQALVDINREQLRKQFDRLTDGSVERPQLAENGSVKPAADADMDPLTRYATDFTKLARNEKLDPVVCRDAEIDQMIDILCRRRKNNPIVVGDAGVGKSAVVEGLALRVVSGNVPDRLKNVELWTLDMGALQAGASVKGEFEKRLKGVIEAVKGSATPIILFIDEAHTLIGAGNSEGGSDAANLLKPALARGELRTIAATTWREYKKYFEKDPALSRRFQPVALDEPTPGEAVHILRGLRTVYEKAHKVLVADSALKASAEMSARYLAGRQLPDKAIDVLDTACARVSLNLSTPPRRLSHVRSELHQMAMEQELLSREHTLGQAVDSEREQALEQRIDELTAEAGALEQSWNDQRELVARLVEIREQLLTGEVPEVLEATTDADNEERPDLKSEAAAIEQELAELQADEPLVHARVDARQVAEVIADWTGIPVNRMTTDELEKITHLPEYLQAHIKGQDTAIDCLHQHLLTARADLRRPGRPMGAFLLVGPSGVGKTETVVQLAELLYGGRQFLTTINMSEYQEKHTVSRLIGSPPGYVGFGEGGILTEAIRQKPYSVVLLDEVEKAHPEVLNLFYQAFDKGELADGEGRLIDCKNVVFFLTSNLGYQTIVNHAEEPEKIEEALYPELANFFKPALLARMEVVPYLPLGEDTLNRIVGDKLQRLADQITARYHTEVELDDGLVEAIRSRATRSENGARMLESIIEGELLPPVSLALLEKLAAREPVTKVTLGVNDGKFTGIVA, from the coding sequence GTGATTCGGGTAGAACTACCGGCGCTGATCGGGCGCCTTAACGAGATTTCCCGTCAGGCTCTGGAAGGGTCTGCCGCGCTGTGCATCAGCCGGCAAGGGGCGGAAATTACGCCGGCACACTTGCTGTTCAAACTGCTGGAAACGCCGTTTTCCGATGTGCGTCAGATTCTGGAACAAACCGGCATCAACTATCAGGAACTGCAGCCGCTGGTAGGCGACAGCCTGAACGGCGAGCCACAAAGCGCTGAGCCATACCCATCCTTTTCACCCTTGCTGGTGGAACTGATGCAGGATGCTTGGCTGCTGGCCTCAACCGAACTCGGCCACAGCGATTTGCGTTCTGGTGCCTTGTTTCTGGCGTTGTTGATGAACGCCGATCGCTATCTGATGCCGCGAGTTGCACAGGCCTTGGTGGACATCAATCGCGAACAACTGCGTAAGCAGTTCGACCGGCTCACCGACGGTTCGGTGGAGCGCCCGCAGCTGGCAGAGAATGGTTCGGTCAAACCAGCCGCCGATGCCGACATGGACCCGCTCACGCGTTACGCCACTGACTTCACCAAACTGGCCCGGAACGAAAAACTCGACCCTGTGGTATGCCGGGATGCCGAAATTGACCAGATGATCGACATTCTATGCCGTCGCCGTAAGAACAACCCCATCGTGGTAGGTGATGCCGGTGTGGGCAAAAGCGCTGTGGTCGAAGGGCTGGCCCTGCGAGTCGTTAGTGGCAACGTCCCTGACCGCCTGAAAAACGTCGAACTCTGGACCCTAGACATGGGCGCGCTGCAAGCCGGCGCGTCGGTGAAAGGCGAATTTGAGAAACGCCTGAAAGGCGTCATCGAAGCGGTCAAAGGCTCAGCCACCCCGATCATCCTGTTCATCGACGAAGCCCACACCTTGATTGGCGCGGGTAACAGCGAGGGTGGTTCAGACGCTGCTAATCTGCTGAAACCCGCATTGGCTCGCGGTGAGCTGCGCACCATCGCCGCCACTACATGGCGCGAGTACAAAAAATACTTCGAAAAAGACCCGGCCCTGAGCCGGCGCTTCCAGCCGGTCGCTTTGGATGAGCCCACGCCGGGTGAGGCTGTTCACATCCTGCGTGGTTTGCGCACCGTCTACGAAAAAGCCCACAAAGTCTTGGTAGCCGACAGTGCTTTAAAAGCCTCAGCCGAAATGTCGGCCCGTTATCTGGCTGGACGCCAGTTGCCGGACAAAGCCATCGACGTATTGGACACCGCCTGCGCCCGCGTCAGCCTGAACCTGAGCACTCCGCCTCGCCGATTGAGCCACGTGCGCAGCGAACTGCACCAAATGGCTATGGAGCAAGAGCTGTTGAGTCGGGAACACACGCTTGGCCAAGCGGTTGATAGCGAACGAGAGCAGGCGCTGGAACAGCGCATTGACGAGCTTACCGCTGAGGCCGGAGCCCTGGAGCAAAGCTGGAACGACCAGCGAGAGCTGGTGGCTCGTTTGGTCGAAATCCGCGAACAATTGCTGACTGGAGAAGTGCCGGAAGTTCTGGAAGCAACGACCGATGCCGACAACGAAGAGCGCCCGGATCTGAAAAGCGAAGCCGCAGCCATTGAACAGGAACTGGCTGAACTCCAAGCCGACGAACCGCTGGTTCACGCCCGCGTTGATGCTCGCCAAGTGGCCGAAGTCATCGCCGACTGGACCGGTATTCCGGTCAACCGCATGACCACCGACGAGCTGGAAAAAATCACCCACTTGCCGGAATACCTACAGGCCCACATCAAAGGCCAGGACACCGCCATCGATTGCTTGCATCAGCACCTGCTGACCGCCCGCGCCGACCTGCGCCGGCCCGGCCGCCCCATGGGTGCCTTCCTGCTGGTTGGCCCGAGTGGTGTAGGGAAAACTGAAACCGTGGTGCAGCTGGCCGAACTGCTCTACGGCGGCCGACAGTTCCTCACCACCATCAACATGTCTGAGTACCAGGAAAAACACACCGTTTCCCGCCTGATTGGCTCACCCCCGGGATACGTTGGCTTTGGCGAAGGCGGCATCCTTACCGAAGCCATCCGCCAGAAACCTTATTCGGTGGTGTTGCTGGACGAAGTCGAAAAAGCCCACCCGGAAGTCCTTAACCTGTTCTATCAGGCCTTTGACAAAGGCGAACTGGCAGATGGGGAAGGACGGTTGATCGACTGCAAAAACGTGGTCTTCTTCCTGACCTCCAACCTTGGCTACCAGACCATCGTTAACCACGCCGAAGAGCCGGAAAAGATCGAAGAAGCGCTCTACCCGGAACTGGCCAACTTCTTCAAACCGGCCCTGCTGGCGCGCATGGAAGTGGTGCCCTACCTGCCGTTGGGCGAAGACACCCTCAACCGCATCGTGGGCGATAAACTCCAGCGCCTGGCTGACCAAATCACGGCCCGTTACCACACCGAAGTAGAGTTGGACGACGGCCTGGTAGAAGCCATCCGAAGCCGCGCCACCCGAAGCGAAAACGGTGCACGGATGCTGGAATCGATCATCGAAGGTGAATTGCTGCCACCGGTATCCTTGGCGCTGCTGGAAAAACTGGCGGCAAGAGAGCCGGTGACCAAGGTCACCTTGGGCGTGAACGACGGAAAGTTCACGGGAATAGTGGCTTAG
- the tssA gene encoding type VI secretion system protein TssA, producing the protein MQVIEQHPYVDQVLTAIPGDSGVGDSLADDSVLEFLEDEVMKVGSLAHNDINWQKVQSESLQLLADRSKDLKVLGFFMLSLQQGKDGEHFALSLYLLHRVLDDWWENAWPYPGAKGQRARKMLFIQIVQRAVKTVDGLGFDASVGDGRQFCLDLIAKLDEQARNRDLPDDPLFELKRAVDKLPKPDQSSSQQLASTVATESPAQTQSAQSPAQSTAAPAALGNLTLDPGNERATRQSLLKVAELLTSTEPENPLGYQLRRYAIWQSITSLPPTRDGIRTDLAAVSADRVADYKEALEKTPDNDLWQRIEQSLSVSPFWLDGHWLSARAAQVLGLNHCAEAIRDALKQFVEQLPKIAELTFNDHTPFLSEQAAEWMHTVPASAKAGGGRSNPWEQALETALELVQQNQLSSALELLEQGLADAREPREKFYWRLTTAKLMKESGLKAMAAQQIQDLQGQVQGLVLEDWEPALIKQMERLA; encoded by the coding sequence ATGCAAGTGATTGAACAGCATCCATACGTTGATCAGGTTCTCACCGCCATTCCAGGGGACTCCGGTGTGGGTGATAGCCTTGCCGATGATTCCGTACTGGAATTTCTGGAAGACGAAGTGATGAAAGTGGGCTCGCTGGCTCACAACGACATCAATTGGCAAAAAGTGCAGAGCGAATCTCTGCAATTGCTGGCAGACCGCAGCAAGGACCTGAAAGTGCTTGGCTTTTTCATGCTGAGTTTGCAGCAGGGAAAAGATGGCGAGCACTTCGCCCTGTCCTTGTATCTGTTGCATCGGGTGTTGGATGACTGGTGGGAAAATGCGTGGCCCTATCCGGGTGCCAAGGGGCAGCGGGCCCGCAAAATGCTGTTCATCCAGATTGTGCAGCGTGCGGTTAAAACCGTGGATGGTCTGGGGTTTGATGCCAGCGTGGGTGATGGGCGACAGTTTTGTCTGGACCTGATTGCCAAGCTGGATGAGCAGGCGCGGAACCGGGATTTACCGGATGACCCGCTGTTCGAATTGAAACGGGCTGTGGATAAGTTGCCAAAGCCGGATCAAAGCAGTAGCCAGCAACTGGCTTCAACGGTTGCGACGGAAAGTCCCGCACAAACGCAATCTGCTCAATCGCCGGCACAGTCAACTGCGGCTCCGGCGGCCTTGGGCAATCTTACTCTGGACCCGGGCAACGAACGAGCAACCCGCCAAAGCTTGCTGAAAGTGGCGGAGCTGTTGACCAGCACCGAGCCGGAGAACCCCTTGGGCTATCAACTGCGCCGCTATGCCATTTGGCAAAGCATCACCAGCCTACCGCCGACACGGGATGGCATTCGTACCGACTTGGCCGCCGTCAGTGCAGACCGGGTTGCGGACTACAAAGAAGCGCTGGAAAAAACGCCCGACAATGATTTGTGGCAGCGCATCGAACAGAGCTTGTCTGTAAGCCCGTTCTGGCTCGATGGCCATTGGCTGAGCGCCCGCGCCGCCCAAGTTTTAGGCCTTAACCACTGCGCAGAAGCAATTCGAGACGCGTTGAAACAGTTCGTAGAGCAGTTACCGAAAATCGCGGAGCTGACCTTCAACGACCATACACCGTTTCTCAGTGAACAAGCGGCCGAGTGGATGCATACCGTCCCGGCTTCTGCCAAAGCCGGTGGGGGCCGTTCAAACCCCTGGGAGCAGGCTTTGGAAACGGCGCTCGAGTTGGTGCAGCAGAATCAGTTGTCGTCTGCTCTGGAACTACTGGAGCAAGGTTTGGCCGACGCCCGTGAGCCCAGAGAGAAATTCTACTGGCGCCTGACGACGGCAAAACTGATGAAAGAAAGCGGCCTGAAAGCCATGGCTGCACAACAAATTCAGGACCTGCAAGGGCAGGTTCAAGGGTTGGTTCTTGAAGACTGGGAACCGGCTTTGATCAAACAAATGGAACGGCTGGCGTAA
- a CDS encoding sigma-54 dependent transcriptional regulator, producing the protein MQRELHTGIELAVALIKQDTLPALLDTATRQLENAFGLSKCWALELDLSGRTLHCGQLGDASEFDCGDFSHPFAHVLQTGKPRELTRAASYRLDHTGFQTLFEHSDRPRSLWLEPLTGADGRTLGVLALCGDHDDWQAIVGQSLYIGLKQLLVHQWISQLQTRDQVWQRRMLKRSLDHLHDAESVRQRCQQLSRSLVGNSEAMTNLRAQVVRAASSQLSVLIQGETGCGKDVVARGIHELSERATGPMVVVNCAAIPDTLLESELFGHTKGAFSGADQAKEGLLAQANGGTLFLDEIGDMPIALQSKLLRVLESRQFRPLGAREERFSDFRLVAATHQPLQQGIDDGLFRRDLFYRLSQFPLRVIPLRERTDDLEALSRHFIRLYVEREGSGPLGISSHALKRLAGYDFPGNVRELRNIIELACLQTAANGDIQPETLRLDDLLMDAGPAAPAVAEPVTIPGIPMAEEIRDLKAAAQAFEAAIIRERLQQYRGNRAQAAESLGLPKRTLAHKCLKYQVTDL; encoded by the coding sequence ATGCAGAGGGAACTGCACACCGGCATAGAACTAGCGGTAGCACTGATCAAGCAGGACACACTTCCTGCCTTGCTCGACACAGCCACCCGCCAACTCGAAAACGCCTTTGGCCTCAGCAAATGCTGGGCCCTAGAACTCGACCTCAGTGGCCGAACACTCCACTGTGGCCAGTTAGGTGATGCCAGCGAATTCGACTGTGGCGACTTCAGCCACCCCTTCGCTCACGTACTGCAAACCGGAAAGCCGCGCGAACTCACCCGCGCTGCCAGCTACCGGCTTGACCACACCGGCTTCCAAACCCTGTTCGAACACAGCGATCGCCCCAGAAGCCTCTGGCTTGAACCGCTCACCGGCGCAGACGGCCGCACCCTCGGCGTACTCGCCCTGTGCGGCGACCACGACGACTGGCAAGCCATCGTTGGTCAATCCCTGTACATCGGCCTGAAACAACTGCTGGTGCATCAATGGATCAGCCAACTGCAAACCCGCGACCAGGTTTGGCAGCGGCGCATGCTCAAACGCTCACTGGACCACCTGCACGATGCCGAAAGCGTGCGCCAGCGCTGCCAGCAACTATCCCGCAGCTTGGTGGGCAACTCTGAAGCTATGACTAACCTCCGGGCACAAGTCGTGCGCGCTGCCAGCAGCCAGCTTTCGGTGCTGATCCAAGGAGAAACCGGGTGTGGTAAAGACGTGGTCGCCCGAGGCATTCACGAGCTATCCGAGCGCGCGACGGGCCCGATGGTCGTGGTGAACTGCGCTGCTATCCCGGACACCCTGTTGGAAAGCGAACTCTTTGGCCACACCAAAGGCGCGTTCTCGGGTGCCGATCAAGCCAAAGAAGGGCTACTGGCTCAAGCCAATGGCGGCACCCTGTTCCTCGATGAAATTGGCGACATGCCTATAGCCCTGCAGTCCAAATTATTGCGGGTTCTGGAAAGCCGACAGTTCCGCCCCCTAGGCGCACGGGAAGAGCGGTTTTCCGACTTCCGTCTGGTGGCTGCAACTCACCAACCGCTGCAGCAAGGCATCGATGACGGTCTGTTCCGCCGGGACCTGTTCTACCGCCTCAGTCAGTTCCCGCTGCGGGTGATTCCCCTTCGCGAACGTACCGACGATCTCGAAGCGCTGAGCCGGCATTTCATCCGGCTCTACGTTGAACGGGAGGGCAGTGGGCCGCTGGGTATCAGCAGCCACGCATTGAAGCGACTGGCAGGCTATGACTTTCCCGGCAACGTGCGGGAATTACGCAACATCATTGAACTGGCGTGTCTGCAAACCGCCGCCAACGGCGATATCCAGCCCGAGACCTTGCGGTTGGATGACCTGCTGATGGACGCCGGGCCCGCAGCCCCTGCGGTAGCGGAGCCGGTGACGATTCCGGGGATCCCCATGGCCGAAGAAATTCGAGATCTGAAAGCCGCCGCGCAGGCATTCGAAGCGGCCATCATTCGCGAGCGCCTGCAGCAATACCGGGGCAACCGGGCCCAAGCTGCCGAGAGTTTGGGGTTACCCAAGCGCACGCTGGCCCATAAATGTCTGAAGTATCAGGTAACCGACTTATGA
- the vasI gene encoding type VI secretion system-associated protein VasI, translating into MTLKDQTRAGLTGLVLLLMSSVGQADVRLSDAQACTEEPNRLARLACFDEVFATPLARYETGTSGAVIRQPERWRQAFSQAGQNDASGPIYRNTGSAAGHMVTVAALGAQPPRPVLTLQCHNNITELTVMLPKPISRERVDVALASAPNQWRVRDEGLVVSAGRGLPAIRSVLEIVHQPDVRIQADIPELDGLLFDLTGYRDAISPLRQACGW; encoded by the coding sequence ATGACCCTGAAAGACCAAACACGAGCCGGGCTCACCGGCCTTGTGCTTCTGCTGATGAGCAGTGTCGGGCAAGCGGACGTCCGCCTAAGTGATGCTCAGGCCTGTACCGAGGAGCCCAATCGATTGGCTCGATTGGCGTGTTTTGATGAGGTGTTTGCTACCCCCCTGGCGCGATACGAAACCGGCACCAGCGGTGCGGTGATTCGCCAGCCCGAACGTTGGCGTCAGGCCTTTTCGCAAGCGGGTCAAAACGATGCCAGTGGTCCGATCTACCGCAATACCGGCTCGGCCGCCGGGCACATGGTCACGGTAGCCGCTTTGGGGGCTCAGCCCCCCAGGCCGGTACTGACACTTCAGTGCCACAACAACATCACGGAACTGACGGTGATGCTGCCCAAACCGATCAGCCGGGAGCGTGTAGACGTGGCGCTGGCATCGGCACCCAACCAGTGGCGGGTGCGGGATGAAGGCCTAGTGGTAAGTGCTGGCCGCGGCCTGCCGGCAATACGTTCGGTGCTTGAAATCGTGCACCAGCCAGATGTTCGTATTCAGGCAGACATACCGGAGCTGGATGGCTTGTTGTTTGACCTGACCGGTTACCGCGACGCCATTAGCCCTCTGCGACAAGCCTGTGGCTGGTGA